The Carassius auratus strain Wakin chromosome 21, ASM336829v1, whole genome shotgun sequence sequence CAAATTACACATCAGACCAGCCAGCTGACCTTCATCTTTCTATTGATAGCTTATGTCTTGACAATAGTATCTAACATTGGGATTTTGATTCAGATCTCAGCAGAAAAAAGTTTACACCAGCCTATGCACATTCTTTTCTGTCACTTGCCAGTGAGTGATGTAATTGGAGCAACTGTCCTCATACCACGCTTGCTGAAGGACTTATTAACAGACCCCTCTGAGCGCTACATTACATACGTGGAGTGTGTTTTCCAAGCTTTTTTTGGACATTTATATGGAACAACTTCCCACACAATTCTAATGATTATGGCCTTTGACAGATATGTGGCCATATGCAATCCATTGCGATACCCAACTATAATGACCAATAAAATGACGGTTAAACTGTCAACAGGAGCTTGGGCTGCTGCAATATTGCCAGTGGGAATTTTGATTGGCCTCAGTGTGCGTCTGTCTCACTGCAAATCATTTATTTCAAACCACTTTTGTGATAATGCTTCACTTTTTAAACTATCTTGTGAAAATACAGTGATTAATAATGTATATGGATTAACTTTTACTGTGGTTTTACTTACCTCTTCATTGGGGTGGGTGTTAATGACATATCTCAAAATAGCAATGGTATGTTTAAAAAGCAGAAACAAAGCGACCAACAGCAAAGCCATTAAAACTTGCAGCACTCATTTGACTGTTTATGTAATCTTACTTATCTCTGGTTTTGTCCCAATTTTCCTTCATCGCTTCTCTGAGTATGCTGAAAATAGGAAGTTTGGGAGTGTAATGTTCCATGTTATACCACCAGGAGTAAACCCCATAATATATGGTTTACAGGTCAAGGAAATAAGACAAAGAATGTTAAAATTATGCAGAAATAGTTCATTCTAGCTGAtttcaatgtatttatatatatttatacaagaaAACAGCTGTAATGATGTGGAAATTTTCTTTGAAtgacttttttaacatgaaatacactttaatatgtattttaattcctTTCTAAGAATTCCTTGTGTGTTTAAGCATATGTGGCAAAGCATGTTATGTATAGACATGCATTAATACAAATATAGACAAGATAAATATATGATAACAGTCTGCATAATTAATGGTATTGGTGTACATAATGTGGCATAATGTGGCATTTGTGTAgcctaaataaataatgattactgttgattttatttatttaattcttttttttattattatttcaagtgTATGCTGTAATTACTAAATAGGATAAGGTGGATGTATTAAGCaatatttctgcaaaaaaaaaaaaaaaaatatatatatatatatatatatatatatatatatatatatatatatatatatatatatatatatatatatatatatatattattaaaattatttggcataatagaaatataaattcT is a genomic window containing:
- the LOC113038087 gene encoding olfactory receptor 1L3-like, translating into MDNLTFRYRVLLVEGLQITHQTSQLTFIFLLIAYVLTIVSNIGILIQISAEKSLHQPMHILFCHLPVSDVIGATVLIPRLLKDLLTDPSERYITYVECVFQAFFGHLYGTTSHTILMIGLSVRLSHCKSFISNHFCDNASLFKLSCENTVINNVYGLTFTVVLLTSSLGWVLMTYLKIAMVCLKSRNKATNSKAIKTCSTHLTVYVILLISGFVPIFLHRFSEYAENRKFGSVMFHVIPPGVNPIIYGLQVKEIRQRMLKLCRNSSF